The Callithrix jacchus isolate 240 chromosome 20, calJac240_pri, whole genome shotgun sequence genome has a window encoding:
- the LOC100398556 gene encoding mitochondrial inner membrane m-AAA protease component AFG3L1-like isoform X1, with translation MCSFVLQKKLISYSGLLFQCLQRVHFQKPTLQARLTLFSRWLCLKPKGSFPWDDKDFRGLTFLGAGVARGLFYLYFRDPGREITWKHFVQSWPEVDWLEVVNNLCVLFLPLGPPLRSTCGLTSAVLTPLSGTWSLPSGSWGSSPTTRRRWSTPLRAMGSHAHWSSWYRQDTSCQSSCRGGQCALHHCEWVGVSGNVCQCWASKGFNSATNVVVLAGTNRPDILDPALIRPGRFDCQIYIGLPDIKGRSSIFKVHLRPLKLHESLRKDTLVRKLAALTPGFTGADISIVCNEAALIAAWHLSPSVQEKHFEQAIERVIRGVHHPLGMGLGRVQYLLREHEVTRIVQFGMSEKLGQVSFNFPRQGKALVEKLYSEATAQLIDEEVRRLISAAYTCTLDLLTRCWEHAEKVGQRLPEKEVLEKADLVELLGPRPFAEKSTYEEFVEGTGGLEEDISLSAGLKCWNRGQEEGDVEQPVQGSSCSRW, from the exons ATGTGCAGCTTTGTATTGCAGAAGAAGCTGATAAGCTACTCTGGTCTCTTGTTTCAGTGCCTCCAGAGGGTCCACTTTCAGAAGCCGACTCTGCAGGCCAGACTGACGTTATTTTCCCGGTGGCTCTGTTTGAAACCCAAAG gGAGCTTCCCCTGGGATGACAAGGATTTCCGCGGTCTGACCTTTTTGGGGGCCGGTGTTGCCAGGGGATTGTTCTACCTCTATTTTCGAGATCCTGGAAGAGAAATCACTTGGAAGCATTTTGTACAATCTTGGCCAGAG gTGGACTGGCTAGAAGTCGTGAACAATCTGTGCGTGTTATTCCTGCCCCTGGGACCTCCTCTGAG AAGTACGTGTGGTTTAACATCGGCAGTGTTGACACCTTTGAGTGGAACCTGGAGTCTGCCTAGTGGAAGCTGGGGATCGAGCCCCACAACCAGGCGGCGGTGGTCTACACCACTGAGAGCGATGG GGAGCCACGCTCACTGGTCCTCCTGGTACAGGCAAGACACTTCTTGCCAAAGCAGCTGCAGGGGAGGCCAGTGTGCCCTTCATCACTGTGAATGGGTCGGAGTTTCTGGAAATGTTTGTCAGTGTTGGGCCAGCAAGG GGTTCAACTCAGCCACCAACGTTGTGGTGCTGGCCGGCACCAACCGCCCTGACATCCTGGACCCGGCCCTGATTCGGCCTGGCCGGTTTGACTGCCAGATTTACATAG GCCTCCCTGACATCAAAGGCAGGTCCTCCATCTTTAAGGTCCACCTGCGCCCACTGAAGCTGCATGAGAGCCTCAGGAAGGACACCCTGGTGAGGAAGCTGGCAGCGCTCACCCCAGGCTTCACTG GTGCTGATATTTCCATTGTTTGCAATGAGGCAGCTCTGATTGCCGCCTGGCATCTGAGTCCTTCTGTTCAGGAGAAGCACTTTGAGCAGGCCATCGAGAGGGTCATCAGAG GTGTCCATCATCCCCTGGGCATGGGGCTCGGTCGTGTGCAGTACCTGCTGAGGGAGCATGAGGTGACAAGG ATTGTGCAGTTTGGGATGAGTGAGAAGCTGGGCCAGGTGTCCTTTAACTTTCCCCGACAAGGCAAGGCCCTGGTGGAGAAGCTGTACAGCGAGGCAACTGCCCAGCTCATCGACGAGGAGGTCCGGCGCCTCATCAGCGCTGCCTACACGTGCACCCTGGACCTGCTGACACGGTGCTGGGAGCATGCGGAGAAG GTGGGCCAGCGGCTCCCGGAGAAGGAAGTGCTGGAGAAGGCAGACCTGGTGGAGCTGTTGGGCCCTCGGCCCTTCGCGGAGAAGTCCACCTACGAGGAGTTTGTGGAGGGCACGGGTGGCCTGGAGGAGGACATATCCCTTTCCGCGGGGCTGAAGTGCTGGAACCGGGGACAGGAGGAGGGAGACGTAGAGCAGCCTGTGCAGGGGAGCTCTTGTAGCCGCTGGTGA
- the LOC100398556 gene encoding mitochondrial inner membrane m-AAA protease component AFG3L1-like isoform X2 translates to MEYLRLGSFPWDDKDFRGLTFLGAGVARGLFYLYFRDPGREITWKHFVQSWPEVDWLEVVNNLCVLFLPLGPPLRSTCGLTSAVLTPLSGTWSLPSGSWGSSPTTRRRWSTPLRAMGSHAHWSSWYRQDTSCQSSCRGGQCALHHCEWVGVSGNVCQCWASKGFNSATNVVVLAGTNRPDILDPALIRPGRFDCQIYIGLPDIKGRSSIFKVHLRPLKLHESLRKDTLVRKLAALTPGFTGADISIVCNEAALIAAWHLSPSVQEKHFEQAIERVIRGVHHPLGMGLGRVQYLLREHEVTRIVQFGMSEKLGQVSFNFPRQGKALVEKLYSEATAQLIDEEVRRLISAAYTCTLDLLTRCWEHAEKVGQRLPEKEVLEKADLVELLGPRPFAEKSTYEEFVEGTGGLEEDISLSAGLKCWNRGQEEGDVEQPVQGSSCSRW, encoded by the exons ATGGaatacctcagactgg gGAGCTTCCCCTGGGATGACAAGGATTTCCGCGGTCTGACCTTTTTGGGGGCCGGTGTTGCCAGGGGATTGTTCTACCTCTATTTTCGAGATCCTGGAAGAGAAATCACTTGGAAGCATTTTGTACAATCTTGGCCAGAG gTGGACTGGCTAGAAGTCGTGAACAATCTGTGCGTGTTATTCCTGCCCCTGGGACCTCCTCTGAG AAGTACGTGTGGTTTAACATCGGCAGTGTTGACACCTTTGAGTGGAACCTGGAGTCTGCCTAGTGGAAGCTGGGGATCGAGCCCCACAACCAGGCGGCGGTGGTCTACACCACTGAGAGCGATGG GGAGCCACGCTCACTGGTCCTCCTGGTACAGGCAAGACACTTCTTGCCAAAGCAGCTGCAGGGGAGGCCAGTGTGCCCTTCATCACTGTGAATGGGTCGGAGTTTCTGGAAATGTTTGTCAGTGTTGGGCCAGCAAGG GGTTCAACTCAGCCACCAACGTTGTGGTGCTGGCCGGCACCAACCGCCCTGACATCCTGGACCCGGCCCTGATTCGGCCTGGCCGGTTTGACTGCCAGATTTACATAG GCCTCCCTGACATCAAAGGCAGGTCCTCCATCTTTAAGGTCCACCTGCGCCCACTGAAGCTGCATGAGAGCCTCAGGAAGGACACCCTGGTGAGGAAGCTGGCAGCGCTCACCCCAGGCTTCACTG GTGCTGATATTTCCATTGTTTGCAATGAGGCAGCTCTGATTGCCGCCTGGCATCTGAGTCCTTCTGTTCAGGAGAAGCACTTTGAGCAGGCCATCGAGAGGGTCATCAGAG GTGTCCATCATCCCCTGGGCATGGGGCTCGGTCGTGTGCAGTACCTGCTGAGGGAGCATGAGGTGACAAGG ATTGTGCAGTTTGGGATGAGTGAGAAGCTGGGCCAGGTGTCCTTTAACTTTCCCCGACAAGGCAAGGCCCTGGTGGAGAAGCTGTACAGCGAGGCAACTGCCCAGCTCATCGACGAGGAGGTCCGGCGCCTCATCAGCGCTGCCTACACGTGCACCCTGGACCTGCTGACACGGTGCTGGGAGCATGCGGAGAAG GTGGGCCAGCGGCTCCCGGAGAAGGAAGTGCTGGAGAAGGCAGACCTGGTGGAGCTGTTGGGCCCTCGGCCCTTCGCGGAGAAGTCCACCTACGAGGAGTTTGTGGAGGGCACGGGTGGCCTGGAGGAGGACATATCCCTTTCCGCGGGGCTGAAGTGCTGGAACCGGGGACAGGAGGAGGGAGACGTAGAGCAGCCTGTGCAGGGGAGCTCTTGTAGCCGCTGGTGA
- the LOC100398556 gene encoding mitochondrial inner membrane m-AAA protease component AFG3L1-like isoform X3: MGAGPSGRGRGLFSVGETTARVLKSNIDVRFADVAGCEEARLEIMEFVNFLKNPKQYQDLGAKIPKILGATLTGPPGTGKTLLAKAAAGEASVPFITVNGSEFLEMFVSVGPARTLCGFPIRVHDMFTMARKNAPCILFIDEIDAIGRKRGRGHFGGQSEQENTLNQMPVEMDGFNSATNVVVLAGTNRPDILDPALIRPGRFDCQIYIGLPDIKGRSSIFKVHLRPLKLHESLRKDTLVRKLAALTPGFTGADISIVCNEAALIAAWHLSPSVQEKHFEQAIERVIRGLEKKTQVLQPREKTTVAYHEAGQAVVGWFLEHADPLLKVSIIPWGKGLGSVQYLLRERHLYTREQLFDCMCMMLGGRVAEQLCFGQVTGGAQDDLRKVTQSAYAQIVQFGMSEKLGQVSFNFPRQGKALVEKLYSEATAQLIDEEVRRLISAAYTCTLDLLTRCWEHAEKVGQRLPEKEVLEKADLVELLGPRPFAEKSTYEEFVEGTGGLEEDISLSAGLKCWNRGQEEGDVEQPVQGSSCSRW, from the exons ATGGGAGCTGGCCCTAGTGGACGAGGACGGGGCCTCTTCAGCGTCGGTGAGACAACAGCCAGGGTCTTAAAGAGCAACATCGATGTGCGGTTCGCAGACGTAGCTGGTTGCGAAGAAGCCAGATTGGAAATTATGGAATTTGTGAATTTCCTGAAGAATCCCAAGCAGTATCAGGACTTAGGAGCAAAAATTCCAAAGATATTG GGAGCCACGCTCACTGGTCCTCCTGGTACAGGCAAGACACTTCTTGCCAAAGCAGCTGCAGGGGAGGCCAGTGTGCCCTTCATCACTGTGAATGGGTCGGAGTTTCTGGAAATGTTTGTCAGTGTTGGGCCAGCAAGG ACTCTGTGTGGATTCCCTATTCGGGTGCATGATATGTTCACAATGGCCCGAAAAAATGCTCCGTGTATCTTATTCATTGATGAGATTGATGCGATTGGCAGGAAGCGAGGCCGAGGGCACTTTGGAGGCCAGAGTGAGCAGGAGAACACCTTGAACCAGATGCCGGTGGAGATGGACG GGTTCAACTCAGCCACCAACGTTGTGGTGCTGGCCGGCACCAACCGCCCTGACATCCTGGACCCGGCCCTGATTCGGCCTGGCCGGTTTGACTGCCAGATTTACATAG GCCTCCCTGACATCAAAGGCAGGTCCTCCATCTTTAAGGTCCACCTGCGCCCACTGAAGCTGCATGAGAGCCTCAGGAAGGACACCCTGGTGAGGAAGCTGGCAGCGCTCACCCCAGGCTTCACTG GTGCTGATATTTCCATTGTTTGCAATGAGGCAGCTCTGATTGCCGCCTGGCATCTGAGTCCTTCTGTTCAGGAGAAGCACTTTGAGCAGGCCATCGAGAGGGTCATCAGAG GCCTTGAGAAGAAGACCCAGGTCCTGCAGCCCAGGGAAAAGACAACTGTGGCCTACCACGAGGCCGGACAGGCGGTGGTGGGCTGGTTCCTGGAGCACGCAGACCCCCTGCTGAAG GTGTCCATCATCCCCTGGGGCAAGGGGCTGGGCTCTGTGCAGTACTTGCTGAGGGAGCGGCACCTCTATACCAGGGAGCAGCTCTTCGATTGCATGTGCATGATGCTCGGGGGCAGGGTGGCTGAGCAGCTGTGCTTCGGGCAGGTCACTGGGGGGGCTCAGGATGACCTGAGGAAGGTGACCCAGAGCGCCTATGCCCAG ATTGTGCAGTTTGGGATGAGTGAGAAGCTGGGCCAGGTGTCCTTTAACTTTCCCCGACAAGGCAAGGCCCTGGTGGAGAAGCTGTACAGCGAGGCAACTGCCCAGCTCATCGACGAGGAGGTCCGGCGCCTCATCAGCGCTGCCTACACGTGCACCCTGGACCTGCTGACACGGTGCTGGGAGCATGCGGAGAAG GTGGGCCAGCGGCTCCCGGAGAAGGAAGTGCTGGAGAAGGCAGACCTGGTGGAGCTGTTGGGCCCTCGGCCCTTCGCGGAGAAGTCCACCTACGAGGAGTTTGTGGAGGGCACGGGTGGCCTGGAGGAGGACATATCCCTTTCCGCGGGGCTGAAGTGCTGGAACCGGGGACAGGAGGAGGGAGACGTAGAGCAGCCTGTGCAGGGGAGCTCTTGTAGCCGCTGGTGA
- the DBNDD1 gene encoding dysbindin domain-containing protein 1 isoform X1 yields MEPPESAGPGEIIKEAEVPQATLGVPAHGTGESGHTPAEEEVGGIPIPAPGLLQVTERRQPLSSVSSLEVHFDLLDLTELTDMSDQELAEVFADSDDETLNTESPAGLHPLPRAGCLRSPSWTRTRAEQNREKQTLGDPERQAAVLDTFLTVERPQED; encoded by the exons AGAtcattaaggaggctgaggtgccacAGGCCACACTGGGTGTCCCAGCCCACGGGACAGGGGAGAGTGGCCACACACCtgcagaggaggaggtggggggcaTCCCAATACCAGCCCCAGGGCTTCTGCAGGTCACAGAGAGGAGGC AGCCTCTGAGCAGTGTCTCCTCTCTGGAGGTCCACTTTGACCTCCTGGACCTCACTGAACTGACCGACATGTCCGACCAGGAGCTGGCCGAGGTCTTCGCTGACTCAGACGACGAGACCCTCAACACTGAGTCCCCGGCAG GTCTGCACCCGCTGCCCCGGGCCGGCTGCCTGCGCTCCCCTTCCTGGACGAGGACAAGAGCTGAGCAGAACCGCGAGAAGCAGACCCTAGGCGACCCCGAGCGGCAGGCTGCAGTCCTGGACACGTTTCTCACTGTAGAGAGGCCACAGGAGGACTAG
- the DBNDD1 gene encoding dysbindin domain-containing protein 1 isoform X2, with amino-acid sequence MEPPESAGPGEPLSSVSSLEVHFDLLDLTELTDMSDQELAEVFADSDDETLNTESPAGLHPLPRAGCLRSPSWTRTRAEQNREKQTLGDPERQAAVLDTFLTVERPQED; translated from the exons AGCCTCTGAGCAGTGTCTCCTCTCTGGAGGTCCACTTTGACCTCCTGGACCTCACTGAACTGACCGACATGTCCGACCAGGAGCTGGCCGAGGTCTTCGCTGACTCAGACGACGAGACCCTCAACACTGAGTCCCCGGCAG GTCTGCACCCGCTGCCCCGGGCCGGCTGCCTGCGCTCCCCTTCCTGGACGAGGACAAGAGCTGAGCAGAACCGCGAGAAGCAGACCCTAGGCGACCCCGAGCGGCAGGCTGCAGTCCTGGACACGTTTCTCACTGTAGAGAGGCCACAGGAGGACTAG